A region of Vanessa cardui chromosome 1, ilVanCard2.1, whole genome shotgun sequence DNA encodes the following proteins:
- the LOC124533295 gene encoding queuine tRNA-ribosyltransferase accessory subunit 2 has translation MRFTIKQNGCGSERIGRLTGFFKFPGAVIETPTSALFTQGGSVVHLTSDVLSRVFSSPKLLWVPLSNSIQLENGVKVQNDGVAKFAGLQRHVACATLNNLSEVTPSGHFEPNKVPLWTKNGKKMLSANRYMDVMEVFKPDIILAIADGRMALNEGSKRISKAVNRTSQMLNECIDRYKAAKELQNSTLVGVIVGAANPKKFDDCVQNILKHIDTLGGIALEGITDGTVESMDLNIKTLNEVFEKVGNAFPKTLVHIIEGCWNPSVILSAIEYGWDVFDGTYPVKLTNAGIALKLSFDVTKDNDTMYLLDMGDQRYKEDFTPISEDCECLACKKHTRAYIRHLLNTREMLASVLLSIHNLHHFDQMFYYIRKHIASNTFSIFKQHIIKQCEMLKTFAPDRYKGLNEAIEKQTFQKNKKIRVSEVLSNGLDSNNCT, from the exons GGTGGAAGCGTCGTTCATTTAACATCAGATGTGCTCTCACGGGTGTTCTCCAGTCCTAAACTTTTATGGGTGCCTCTTTCCAATTCAATTCAACTAGAAAATGGTGTCAAAGTACAAAATGATGGAGTGGCAAAGTTTGCTGGTCTGCAGCGACATGTGGCATGtgcaacattaaataatttgtccGAAGTAACACCATCTGGACACTTTGAACCTAATAAAGTGCCACTGTGGACAAAAAATgggaaaaaaatgttatcagcTAATAG ATATATGGATGTAATGGAAGTTTTCAAACCAGACATAATTTTGGCGATTGCAGATGGCCGGATGGCACTCAATGAAGGTTCTAAGAGGATATCAAAGGCTGTGAATAGAACAAGTCAAATGCTCAATGAATGCATAGATCGTTATAAAGCTGCCAAGGAACTACAAAACAGTACTCTTGTTG gTGTAATCGTCGGTGCAGCAAATCCGAAAAAATTTGATGAttgtgtacaaaatattttgaaacatattgATACCTTAGGAGGAATAGCGCTGGAAGGTATCACAGACGGGACTGTTGAATCAATGGATCTAAATATAAAGACATTAAATGAAGTTTTCGAGAAAGTTGGT aatGCGTTTCCCAAAACATTGGTACATATAATCGAAGGATGTTGGAACCCAAGTGTCATATTATCAGCTATTGAATACGGTTGGGACGTGTTTGATGGCACTTACCCGGTGAAGCTCACTAATGCTGGCATTGCTCTAAAACTTAGCTTCGACGTTACCAAAGATAATGATACAATGTATTTATTGGACATGGGTGATCAAag ataTAAGGAAGATTTCACTCCTATTTCAGAAGACTGTGAATGTCTTGCCTGTAAGAAGCACACCCGTGCTTATATTCGCCATTTGTTGAATACGCGTGAAATGTTGGCTTCAGTTTTATTAAGCAT TCACAATCTTCATCATTTCGACCAGATGTTCTACTACATACGTAAGCACATTGCCTCAAACACGTTTTCAATATTCAAGCAACATATTATAAAGCAGTGTGAAATGTTGAAGACATTTGCGCCAGATCGATATAAGGGCCTAAACGAGGCCATAGAAAAGCAAACTTTccagaaaaataagaaaattcgAGTGAGTGAAGTACTGAGTAACGGTTTAGATAGTAATAACTGtacttaa